From a single Corynebacterium kroppenstedtii DSM 44385 genomic region:
- a CDS encoding 6-carboxyhexanoate--CoA ligase yields MRFSIKMRASARVSSSPSTSDGSSGDHTESRDRADRHISGAERIVSASDIMQTVTELEHRAWTHSNGQPDDVVVSVHRVDEDEITHIPALTRETRHTHTVDDAHRTITEILRDAGIRTAEHALKALTRIRGMRGAMLLDADTGERRDTKDIRGVRVTALDNDMATGADAAEEMSSSAATKPYYCEALTLASKVQYHPAVCAELCISDDPDYTTGYVSTSGRYVRIENIKPMGSPQGGRVFLVRGTDDEIADCINYLENTAVIVHGIPWPPQDNHSAHRDEPDAFGAIPATDIATDLTTFAEQSLTAWENKGLRRYPLEFSSAPMPRTTVAGSDTLLFSSSNYLGLSEHPDVIAAATEALKHYGAGTGGSRLTTGNFTIHTSTERTLAEFTGYDDAVLFGTGYQANGAALATLATNIPEAPSTAPANTPGMTIFSDELNHASLIDGIRMATRGNAAVRIYPHKDTEHLENALAQCASPRKLIVSDGVFSMNGDIAPLPSIMRLARAHGSWVLIDDAHGTGTLGRTGRGIVEYWSDARRQDAGADSSPGEELPNDSDLQPDLLVVTASKALGSEGAAVCCSTPVAEFLRNRARGYVFSTSSAPASVAATQVAVATILREPERVHRLQDNSLYLRNQLREHGIPLVDGTSNSTPIIPIFIGDEADAVRISQGLSDRGFHVPGIRYPTVARGQAILRVTTMATHTRDDLDHLVDALRDLMPHSA; encoded by the coding sequence GTGCGGTTTAGCATCAAAATGCGGGCGAGCGCGCGGGTCTCGTCATCTCCCAGCACCAGCGACGGTTCATCCGGTGATCACACTGAATCACGTGATCGTGCTGATCGGCATATTTCTGGCGCGGAACGCATCGTGTCTGCGTCGGACATCATGCAGACAGTGACCGAATTAGAGCACCGAGCCTGGACGCACTCGAATGGGCAACCCGACGATGTTGTGGTCAGTGTCCACCGCGTCGATGAGGACGAAATCACACATATTCCCGCCCTCACCCGGGAGACGCGCCATACACACACTGTCGACGACGCCCACCGCACGATCACGGAGATCCTTCGCGACGCGGGAATTCGGACCGCGGAGCACGCGCTTAAGGCGCTGACGCGTATCCGGGGGATGCGTGGCGCAATGCTCCTTGACGCCGATACCGGCGAGCGTCGGGATACGAAAGATATCCGCGGAGTTCGAGTGACGGCATTGGATAATGACATGGCGACGGGGGCCGACGCTGCCGAAGAAATGTCGTCCTCAGCGGCGACGAAGCCATATTACTGTGAGGCACTGACGCTCGCGTCGAAAGTCCAGTACCACCCCGCCGTGTGCGCGGAGCTGTGCATTTCTGACGACCCCGATTACACGACCGGATATGTGAGTACATCGGGGCGCTACGTGCGGATTGAGAACATCAAACCAATGGGCAGTCCCCAAGGCGGGCGCGTGTTCCTTGTCCGGGGAACTGACGACGAGATTGCTGACTGCATCAACTACCTGGAAAACACTGCAGTCATTGTGCACGGAATTCCGTGGCCACCACAGGACAATCACTCGGCACACCGCGATGAACCCGACGCATTCGGTGCTATTCCTGCAACCGACATCGCAACTGACCTCACGACGTTCGCCGAACAATCCCTCACCGCCTGGGAAAACAAGGGTTTGCGACGCTACCCGCTGGAGTTCTCGTCGGCACCTATGCCCCGCACGACTGTGGCCGGGTCCGACACACTACTGTTCTCGTCCAGCAACTATTTGGGGCTCAGTGAACATCCCGATGTGATCGCGGCCGCGACTGAGGCACTCAAACACTACGGTGCCGGAACTGGCGGTAGCCGCCTGACCACCGGAAACTTCACCATCCACACCAGTACGGAACGAACCCTGGCCGAGTTCACCGGGTACGACGACGCGGTCCTGTTCGGCACCGGGTATCAAGCAAACGGGGCTGCTCTGGCCACCCTGGCTACTAATATTCCTGAGGCCCCCAGCACCGCCCCCGCCAACACACCCGGAATGACCATTTTCTCCGACGAGCTCAACCACGCGAGCCTGATCGATGGCATCCGAATGGCGACCCGGGGAAACGCGGCGGTACGCATTTACCCGCACAAGGACACGGAGCACCTCGAGAACGCACTCGCCCAGTGCGCAAGCCCCCGGAAACTCATCGTGTCGGACGGCGTGTTTTCCATGAACGGCGACATCGCCCCGCTCCCCAGCATTATGCGGCTGGCACGGGCTCATGGTTCATGGGTTCTTATCGACGATGCGCATGGCACGGGAACGCTAGGTCGGACTGGTCGCGGCATCGTCGAGTATTGGAGCGACGCTCGACGCCAGGATGCTGGCGCGGACAGCTCGCCCGGCGAGGAATTGCCAAATGACTCTGACCTGCAGCCGGATCTACTGGTCGTCACCGCGTCCAAGGCCCTCGGATCAGAGGGCGCGGCTGTGTGCTGTTCCACCCCCGTGGCTGAGTTCTTGCGAAACCGGGCGCGCGGCTACGTGTTTTCCACGTCCTCAGCGCCGGCCTCGGTGGCGGCGACACAAGTCGCCGTCGCGACAATTCTGCGCGAACCCGAGCGTGTTCACAGGCTGCAGGATAATTCCCTCTACCTGCGCAATCAGCTCCGAGAACACGGCATCCCACTGGTCGATGGGACCAGCAACAGCACCCCCATCATCCCGATTTTTATTGGCGACGAAGCCGACGCCGTCCGCATTTCCCAAGGGCTATCCGACCGCGGATTCCACGTCCCCGGGATTCGGTATCCCACGGTCGCTCGCGGGCAAGCGATTCTCCGCGTGACGACGATGGCGACCCACACGCGTGACGATCTTGACCACTTGGTCGATGCGCTACGCGACCTGATGCCTCACTCAGCGTGA
- a CDS encoding dTMP kinase has protein sequence MIVACEGIDGAGKNTLVTAIEKELVEREKPVALVSFPRYNDSVHAQLARSALYGGMGDVVDSACGMATLFALDRAEIADDIAELSEDGYFVLIDRFVASNAAYTAARSGWDGQSPSQDNPTVSWIAELEFERLGIPVPDLHVFLSTPPRLASERAVAREGEDASRARDAFEKDSDLQQRTAAAYEALARDQWQSPWVVVEPGEVTRQATEVVEAILRHA, from the coding sequence ATGATTGTTGCGTGTGAGGGCATCGACGGTGCGGGCAAGAACACCTTGGTCACGGCCATAGAAAAAGAGTTGGTGGAGAGGGAAAAGCCCGTCGCGCTGGTGTCTTTTCCCCGCTATAACGATTCTGTTCATGCGCAGTTGGCCCGGTCTGCGCTGTATGGGGGGATGGGGGATGTCGTCGATTCGGCATGCGGAATGGCCACCCTGTTCGCCCTTGACCGCGCGGAGATCGCCGATGACATCGCGGAGCTGTCGGAAGACGGATATTTCGTGCTCATCGACCGTTTCGTTGCATCCAATGCCGCGTACACTGCAGCGCGGTCCGGGTGGGATGGTCAATCGCCGTCGCAGGATAATCCCACTGTGTCGTGGATTGCTGAGCTCGAGTTCGAGCGCCTAGGTATTCCGGTTCCGGATCTCCACGTTTTCTTATCGACGCCACCGCGCTTGGCTTCTGAGCGAGCTGTGGCCCGCGAGGGCGAGGACGCGTCCCGCGCTCGCGACGCGTTTGAGAAGGATAGCGATCTGCAACAGCGGACGGCTGCAGCGTATGAAGCGTTAGCGCGCGATCAGTGGCAGTCTCCGTGGGTTGTTGTCGAGCCTGGTGAAGTCACCCGACAGGCCACTGAGGTTGTCGAGGCCATCTTGCGACATGCGTGA